In Acidaminococcus fermentans DSM 20731, one genomic interval encodes:
- a CDS encoding putative polysaccharide biosynthesis protein has product MEQQGQTPGNSKTKKFLKGTLILTISSIVVKVIGALNWVILSRVMGGEGIGLYQMGFPIYLMAITVSSAGIPVAISIITAEKVAKEDYTGAQRVFRVSLRMLFCTGLFFSLCLLGMAHWLVTSGIIPDPRAYYSIIALAPAVFFVTFLSSFRGYFQGWQIMTPTACSEITEQLVRVVTMIAFSYLLMPYGLTYAAAGASMGAGAGALCGLLLLQVFYFRLKHKFFPKGEQKVPEREQEPAGKIIKRLIALALPVSMSSLMLPIVSNLDMMIVPRRLMVGGWSMSEATTLFGYLTGMAVPLINMSTILTAALSISLVPAISESRVLEDTEGIREKVATAFSVAAVITIPCSIGLHVLGGRVAALIYNAPKAGPSIETMSWAIFLLGLHQVSTGILQGLGKTKIPVFNMILAAASKVLLNWNLTPTLGIVGSSWATVADIGIAAVLNLFFIKKYTGFSLELKQLGKTALAAVAMGAAVKGFLALVPGWGAWSILGGMAVAVPVYGILLLGLKTMPEEELYQIPFLGRRMVVLGKKLKLL; this is encoded by the coding sequence ATGGAGCAGCAAGGACAGACTCCCGGAAACAGCAAAACGAAAAAATTCCTGAAAGGGACGCTGATACTGACCATTTCCAGTATTGTGGTCAAAGTCATCGGAGCCCTGAACTGGGTGATCCTCTCCCGGGTTATGGGGGGCGAAGGCATCGGCCTGTATCAGATGGGATTCCCCATCTATCTCATGGCCATCACCGTTTCTTCTGCCGGGATCCCGGTGGCCATTTCCATCATTACAGCGGAAAAAGTGGCCAAAGAGGATTATACCGGCGCCCAGCGGGTGTTCCGGGTATCCCTGCGGATGCTGTTCTGCACCGGGCTGTTCTTTTCCCTGTGCCTTTTGGGCATGGCCCACTGGCTGGTGACGTCCGGGATCATCCCGGATCCCCGGGCCTATTATTCCATCATCGCCCTGGCGCCGGCGGTGTTCTTCGTCACCTTCCTGTCCAGTTTCCGGGGATACTTCCAGGGCTGGCAGATCATGACTCCTACCGCCTGTTCGGAAATCACGGAACAGCTGGTCCGGGTGGTCACCATGATCGCTTTCTCCTATCTGCTGATGCCCTACGGCCTGACCTATGCGGCGGCCGGGGCCAGCATGGGGGCCGGGGCCGGTGCTCTGTGCGGTCTGCTGCTCCTCCAGGTGTTCTATTTCCGGCTGAAGCACAAGTTCTTCCCCAAAGGGGAACAGAAAGTACCGGAAAGAGAACAGGAACCGGCCGGAAAGATCATCAAACGGCTGATCGCCCTGGCCCTGCCGGTTTCCATGTCCAGCCTGATGCTGCCCATTGTGTCCAACCTGGATATGATGATCGTACCCCGGCGGCTGATGGTGGGGGGCTGGTCCATGTCCGAAGCCACCACCCTGTTCGGATATCTGACCGGCATGGCGGTGCCTCTTATCAACATGTCCACCATCCTGACGGCGGCGCTCTCCATCAGCCTGGTGCCGGCCATCAGTGAATCCCGGGTGCTGGAAGATACGGAAGGGATCCGGGAAAAAGTGGCCACGGCCTTTTCCGTGGCGGCGGTGATCACCATTCCCTGCAGCATCGGACTCCATGTGCTGGGCGGCCGGGTGGCGGCCCTGATCTACAATGCCCCCAAAGCCGGGCCTTCCATCGAGACCATGAGCTGGGCCATTTTTCTCCTGGGGCTCCATCAGGTGAGTACCGGGATCCTCCAGGGGCTGGGGAAGACCAAGATCCCCGTATTTAATATGATCCTTGCGGCGGCCTCCAAAGTGCTGCTGAACTGGAACCTGACCCCCACCCTGGGCATAGTGGGGTCCTCCTGGGCTACGGTGGCGGATATCGGGATCGCCGCCGTCCTGAACCTTTTCTTCATTAAAAAATACACCGGCTTCTCCCTGGAACTGAAGCAGCTGGGGAAAACCGCTCTGGCCGCTGTGGCCATGGGGGCGGCGGTGAAGGGCTTCCTGGCCCTGGTGCCGGGGTGGGGTGCCTGGAGTATCCTGGGCGGCATGGCCGTGGCCGTGCCCGTCTACGGCATCCTGTTGCTGGGACTGAAAACCATGCCCGAAGAAGAACTGTACCAGATTCCCTTCCTGGGAAGGAGAATGGTGGTATTGGGGAAGAAATTGAAGCTGTTGTAA
- a CDS encoding RidA family protein encodes MKDPIPQGKYVPAARSGRLIATAGMTPRKEGVLIMQGKVQATVSLEIYREAVVQAAANALTAARNQLRPGEVLARILRMDVYVNGAADFTAHPRLADFASEYLLEELRDAGRCARCALGMAGLPGNAPVEISLLAVVKEKE; translated from the coding sequence ATGAAAGATCCCATTCCTCAGGGAAAATATGTACCGGCAGCCCGCAGCGGCAGACTGATTGCCACGGCCGGCATGACCCCCCGGAAAGAAGGCGTGTTGATCATGCAGGGAAAGGTCCAGGCGACAGTTTCCCTGGAAATCTATCGGGAAGCGGTGGTCCAGGCGGCGGCCAATGCGCTGACAGCCGCCCGGAACCAGCTCCGGCCGGGAGAAGTCCTGGCAAGGATTCTGCGGATGGATGTGTACGTGAACGGAGCTGCGGATTTTACCGCTCACCCCAGACTGGCGGATTTTGCTTCGGAATATCTGCTGGAAGAATTGAGAGACGCCGGGAGGTGTGCCCGCTGTGCCCTGGGCATGGCCGGACTCCCGGGCAATGCTCCGGTGGAGATCAGCCTGCTGGCTGTGGTGAAAGAAAAAGAATGA
- a CDS encoding aminotransferase class V-fold PLP-dependent enzyme, giving the protein MHKNFTFDPELQKEIKSRFYYMDENPLGRKRLFFENSGGSLRLKACVEAKARYEQIPDCPLRYHDVSLKLHEIKDKGIRDLMEVLFGAAPGEGALVTELTPSKVTFSITRAIVENVPGTNVVTTAIEHPSAYDAARMYAEKTGKEFRVAKANPENGGVDVDEILKLVNKDTCLLSVMSASNISGKVFPMKEIVEKARQIKPDLFIISDAVQHAPHAALYAHDLQLDGLVIAPYKAMGIRGCGYGYVSDRVAALPHDKLLAKPEKEWELGTYPHANFAAMSAMVDYICWIGRHYTDIQDRRTQYIVGFQYCHAHENSLLERMLEGTEALPGLRHIPGVELYFDGPVDDSRDLVVAMGLKGMDYTALREEYDKRGVLVFERINTSEYSKRIVESLGRTGLLRVSPLHCHDFSDIDHFLEITWDIAKAQAR; this is encoded by the coding sequence ATGCATAAAAATTTTACGTTTGATCCGGAACTGCAGAAGGAAATCAAAAGCAGATTCTATTATATGGATGAAAATCCCTTGGGCCGGAAGCGGCTGTTCTTCGAAAACTCCGGAGGCTCCCTCCGTCTCAAGGCCTGTGTGGAGGCCAAGGCCCGTTATGAACAGATTCCCGACTGTCCCCTGCGGTACCATGATGTTTCCCTGAAGCTCCATGAAATAAAGGACAAGGGGATCCGGGATCTGATGGAAGTGCTTTTCGGCGCCGCTCCGGGGGAAGGAGCCCTGGTTACGGAACTGACTCCTTCCAAGGTCACCTTCAGCATCACCCGGGCCATTGTGGAAAATGTGCCAGGTACCAATGTGGTCACCACGGCCATCGAGCATCCTTCCGCCTATGATGCCGCCCGGATGTATGCAGAAAAGACCGGGAAAGAATTCCGGGTAGCCAAAGCCAATCCGGAAAACGGCGGAGTGGATGTGGACGAAATCCTGAAGCTGGTGAACAAGGACACCTGCCTGCTCAGTGTCATGAGTGCCTCCAACATCTCCGGAAAAGTGTTCCCCATGAAGGAAATCGTGGAAAAAGCACGGCAGATCAAGCCGGACCTGTTCATCATCTCTGATGCGGTGCAGCATGCCCCCCATGCAGCCCTGTACGCCCATGACCTGCAATTGGACGGACTGGTGATTGCCCCCTACAAAGCCATGGGGATCCGGGGCTGCGGCTATGGATATGTCTCTGACCGGGTGGCTGCCCTGCCCCATGACAAACTGCTGGCCAAGCCGGAAAAGGAATGGGAACTGGGGACCTACCCTCACGCCAACTTTGCGGCCATGAGTGCCATGGTGGACTACATCTGCTGGATTGGCCGTCATTATACGGACATCCAGGACCGTCGGACCCAGTATATAGTAGGCTTCCAGTACTGCCACGCCCATGAAAACAGCCTGCTGGAACGAATGCTGGAAGGCACCGAAGCCCTGCCGGGCCTGCGCCATATCCCGGGCGTGGAGCTGTATTTCGACGGACCGGTGGATGACAGCCGTGACCTGGTGGTGGCCATGGGGCTGAAAGGCATGGATTACACTGCTCTCCGGGAAGAATATGACAAACGGGGGGTGCTGGTCTTTGAACGGATCAACACCAGTGAATATTCCAAACGGATCGTGGAATCTCTGGGCCGCACCGGCCTGCTGCGGGTTTCCCCGCTCCATTGCCACGATTTCAGCGACATCGACCATTTCCTGGAAATTACCTGGGACATTGCCAAAGCCCAGGCCCGCTGA
- a CDS encoding pyridoxal phosphate-dependent aminotransferase, with product MDLMTAKFQRLGIDNAPGQEDRQSHTELELRGEPLPGPAVNFSHGDVDAHQPIPGSLETFIEGYKKGSCVAYTEYRGGDDIRKEVAAKLAAFTGAPIDPEKELILTPGTQGALFLALGCLVGRGDKVAIVEPDYFDNRKLVEFFEGELVPVKLDYLSQDKNAGVNLAALEESFKQGVKLFLYSNPNNPTGVIFSEEETREIARLAKKYNVILLVDQLYSRQIFDNHPYTHLRALPERPENMLTIMGPSKTESLSGFRLGTAFGTSWIIDRMEKLQAIVTLRAPGYSQYVFKRWFSEPEGWLKDRIAAHQAIRDDLIALVRSHEGCSVRKTEGGSYIFPTLPPMDVSISDFAKIVRRLTGVIITPGTEFGPQFTHSFRVNFSQDPKNTHSAIDRVLQVMERYRSK from the coding sequence ATGGATCTGATGACAGCAAAATTCCAGCGTCTGGGAATCGACAATGCACCGGGACAGGAAGACCGGCAGAGCCATACGGAACTGGAGCTTCGGGGAGAACCGCTGCCGGGACCTGCAGTGAATTTCTCCCATGGAGATGTGGATGCCCACCAGCCCATTCCAGGAAGCCTGGAAACCTTCATCGAGGGATACAAAAAAGGCAGCTGTGTGGCCTATACGGAATACCGGGGTGGAGATGACATCCGGAAGGAAGTGGCGGCCAAACTGGCGGCCTTTACCGGAGCCCCCATCGATCCGGAAAAAGAACTGATCCTGACCCCCGGGACCCAGGGAGCCCTGTTCCTGGCACTGGGCTGTCTGGTGGGACGGGGAGACAAGGTTGCCATCGTGGAACCGGATTACTTCGACAACCGGAAACTGGTGGAATTTTTTGAAGGAGAACTGGTTCCCGTCAAGCTGGATTATCTGAGCCAGGACAAAAATGCCGGGGTCAATCTGGCAGCGTTGGAAGAATCCTTTAAACAGGGTGTCAAACTGTTCCTGTATTCCAACCCCAACAATCCCACCGGGGTTATCTTCTCCGAAGAAGAAACCCGGGAAATCGCCCGTCTGGCAAAAAAATACAACGTGATCCTCCTGGTGGATCAGCTGTATTCCCGGCAGATTTTCGACAACCATCCCTATACCCATCTGCGGGCTCTGCCGGAACGGCCGGAGAACATGCTGACCATCATGGGGCCCTCCAAAACTGAATCTCTCAGTGGGTTCCGGCTGGGAACTGCCTTCGGGACCAGCTGGATCATCGACCGGATGGAAAAGCTCCAGGCCATCGTCACCCTGCGGGCACCGGGATACAGCCAATATGTGTTCAAGCGCTGGTTCAGTGAGCCGGAAGGATGGCTGAAGGACCGGATTGCTGCCCATCAGGCCATCCGGGATGATCTGATTGCTCTGGTCCGGAGCCATGAAGGATGCAGCGTACGGAAAACAGAAGGTGGAAGCTATATTTTCCCCACCCTACCTCCCATGGACGTAAGCATCAGCGATTTTGCCAAAATCGTCCGCAGGCTCACCGGAGTGATCATTACTCCAGGTACGGAATTCGGGCCTCAGTTCACCCACAGTTTCCGGGTGAATTTTTCCCAGGATCCAAAAAACACCCACAGCGCCATTGACCGGGTGCTGCAGGTCATGGAACGGTACAGAAGCAAATGA
- a CDS encoding LysR family transcriptional regulator: MDTESLYLFRDLCRTRNMTQTAKNFFLTQSTLSKRLARLEEELGYPLLLRSKGRKEAELTGKGERFLGVVVHMLELYEEGLSFREEQERYLLRLGCMRSAQEYFLAGFLQDYLLGHPRCSLTLEDHHSVEIRDLLQEGLLDVGIVQIPLASRGLVSELLYEEPFLVVMKEPGHFQGKKIISMEDLDGKQEIFQIFTEEFRSWHDQYWRALDSKIRVNSTPTAEKYFQGPEDWMLVPRSVAAAMKKQGFSIFPLAERTPFHRLYLASRQGEDRLWVKEMTAALQQHFQDLKKGQMDRRSF, from the coding sequence ATGGATACAGAATCACTTTACCTGTTCCGAGATCTTTGCCGGACCCGGAACATGACACAGACCGCCAAAAATTTTTTTCTGACCCAGTCCACCCTCAGCAAACGGCTGGCCCGGTTGGAAGAGGAACTGGGGTACCCGCTGCTGCTGAGAAGCAAGGGGAGAAAGGAAGCGGAACTCACCGGCAAAGGAGAACGGTTCCTGGGAGTGGTCGTCCACATGCTGGAATTGTATGAAGAAGGGCTTTCCTTCCGGGAAGAACAGGAACGGTATCTTCTGCGGCTGGGGTGCATGCGCAGTGCCCAGGAATATTTCCTGGCCGGGTTCCTCCAGGACTATCTGCTGGGCCATCCCCGGTGCAGTCTGACTTTGGAAGATCATCACAGTGTGGAAATCCGGGACCTGCTGCAGGAAGGACTGCTGGATGTGGGCATTGTGCAGATCCCTCTTGCCAGCCGGGGGCTGGTGAGCGAACTTCTCTATGAAGAGCCATTTCTGGTGGTGATGAAGGAGCCAGGACATTTTCAGGGGAAAAAGATCATTTCCATGGAAGACCTGGATGGAAAACAGGAAATCTTCCAGATCTTCACGGAAGAATTCCGCAGCTGGCATGATCAGTACTGGCGGGCTCTGGACAGCAAGATCCGGGTGAACAGCACCCCGACGGCTGAAAAGTATTTCCAGGGACCGGAAGATTGGATGCTGGTACCTCGGTCAGTGGCCGCCGCCATGAAAAAACAGGGGTTTTCCATATTCCCTTTGGCGGAACGGACCCCCTTCCACCGGCTGTATCTGGCCAGCCGCCAGGGAGAAGACCGGCTCTGGGTGAAAGAAATGACAGCCGCCCTCCAGCAGCATTTCCAGGATTTGAAAAAGGGGCAGATGGATAGACGGTCCTTTTGA
- a CDS encoding M23 family metallopeptidase — translation MEKKELTEKFKGLKGLLPSGHLVVTGFSFQWKDADGQIQEFHAGPKLLMGFCGAFLASLMGLAVCAGLLFKAWDEQTELANYRADYGVYTERLAKLMDDNEKLQRELAQVVQVENAVREKLSKDGVKIGEQAVDKKSKELDKGGQGGSTTADQLTVLEVQDEINWKKLAYKKENLTNMLLALSNTGDGTYGWPVSGGEISSFFGLRADPFGGGSDYHPGIDIAVDYGTPIKASSTGTVEEAQWNGGYGRFVSIDHGNGITTCYGHMSAIAVQPGQTVRRGDVIGYAGSSGYSTGPHVHFEVRQNGSPVNPLNFARPMG, via the coding sequence ATGGAAAAGAAAGAACTGACGGAGAAATTCAAAGGATTGAAGGGGCTGCTCCCTTCCGGGCATCTGGTGGTGACCGGCTTCTCTTTCCAGTGGAAGGATGCGGACGGCCAGATCCAGGAATTCCATGCGGGGCCCAAGCTGCTGATGGGCTTCTGCGGGGCTTTCCTGGCCAGCCTCATGGGACTGGCGGTATGCGCCGGGCTGCTGTTCAAGGCCTGGGATGAACAGACGGAACTGGCCAATTACCGGGCGGACTACGGGGTCTATACGGAACGGCTGGCCAAGCTCATGGACGACAATGAAAAACTCCAGCGGGAACTGGCCCAGGTGGTCCAGGTGGAAAACGCCGTCCGGGAAAAGCTGTCCAAGGACGGAGTCAAGATCGGGGAACAGGCCGTGGACAAAAAGTCCAAGGAACTGGATAAAGGGGGCCAGGGCGGTTCCACCACGGCGGACCAGCTGACGGTGCTGGAAGTCCAGGATGAAATCAACTGGAAGAAGCTGGCCTATAAGAAGGAAAACCTCACCAATATGCTGCTGGCCCTGTCCAATACCGGGGACGGAACCTATGGCTGGCCCGTCAGCGGCGGGGAAATCAGCTCCTTCTTCGGGCTCCGGGCGGATCCTTTCGGCGGCGGCAGCGATTACCATCCCGGCATCGACATCGCCGTGGACTATGGGACCCCCATCAAGGCGTCCTCCACCGGGACTGTGGAAGAGGCCCAGTGGAACGGGGGATACGGCCGGTTCGTCAGCATCGATCACGGCAACGGGATCACCACCTGCTATGGCCACATGAGCGCCATCGCCGTACAGCCGGGGCAGACCGTCCGTCGGGGAGATGTGATCGGCTACGCCGGCAGCAGCGGCTACAGCACCGGTCCCCATGTGCATTTCGAAGTGCGCCAGAACGGGAGCCCGGTGAACCCGCTGAATTTTGCCAGACCGATGGGATAA
- a CDS encoding PadR family transcriptional regulator — translation MTKEDTLQYILLGLLAKRDLTGYDMKKLFGQEVRDFWYARHSQVYPELRKLEESGLITSYTSTVGTKLQKKYYRLAATGRQKLRDWLDQPLGDMMPTRDEFTMKLYLIRSQKDPQLRQLLQEDIRRHKERLAHLQLRWRLLFPTQEAREKEYGHALILQEAIQRETQKLAWEKKQLAEI, via the coding sequence ATGACAAAAGAAGACACTCTCCAGTACATCCTCCTGGGACTCCTGGCCAAACGGGACCTGACCGGCTACGACATGAAAAAACTTTTCGGGCAGGAAGTGAGAGATTTCTGGTACGCCCGGCACAGCCAGGTGTATCCGGAACTCCGGAAGCTGGAAGAAAGCGGGCTGATCACCTCCTACACCAGCACTGTGGGTACCAAACTCCAGAAAAAGTATTACCGCCTGGCGGCCACAGGCCGGCAAAAGCTCCGGGACTGGCTGGACCAGCCTTTGGGAGATATGATGCCCACCCGGGATGAATTCACCATGAAGCTGTACCTGATCCGCAGCCAGAAAGACCCCCAGCTCCGGCAGCTGCTCCAGGAGGATATCCGGCGCCACAAGGAACGTCTGGCCCATCTCCAGCTCCGCTGGCGGCTGCTGTTCCCCACCCAGGAAGCCCGAGAAAAAGAATATGGCCACGCCCTGATCCTCCAGGAAGCCATCCAGCGGGAAACCCAGAAGCTGGCATGGGAAAAGAAGCAGTTGGCAGAGATTTAA
- a CDS encoding alpha/beta hydrolase: protein MKKCGKVSRLVLSGLFLLGMTGFSGAEAAEQYASKTLEVAPVKTEVKQISGVVYEQVPSRGYPNVPMAMDLLQPQKKEKMPAIVYVTGGGFINANRDNGVQLRNYLAEKGYVVASITYRVAPTARFPEPLEDVKASIRYLRAHADQWHIDKDRIGIVGGSAGGYLSAFAGTTSGTRTFDKGENLQESSQVNCAVDLYGLSDLSRVGMDYSPENQKRHQSAGATEALWVNGSPVFGGKDGGVLADPKATEAANPIAYIGKNSAPMLLMHGTADKVVSPGQTDLLYRALKAKGVPAERYEIPGAAHGGVYWVQDKVLQVIGDFFDRYLK from the coding sequence ATGAAAAAGTGTGGGAAAGTAAGCCGGCTGGTGTTGTCCGGACTGTTTCTGCTGGGCATGACGGGATTTTCCGGGGCGGAGGCGGCGGAGCAATACGCCAGCAAGACGTTGGAGGTGGCTCCGGTGAAAACGGAAGTAAAGCAGATTTCCGGAGTGGTCTATGAACAGGTACCTTCCCGGGGGTATCCCAATGTGCCCATGGCCATGGATCTGCTCCAGCCCCAGAAGAAAGAAAAAATGCCGGCCATCGTCTATGTGACTGGCGGCGGCTTCATCAACGCCAACCGGGACAACGGGGTCCAGCTGCGGAACTACCTGGCGGAAAAGGGCTATGTGGTGGCCAGCATCACCTATCGGGTGGCCCCCACGGCCCGGTTCCCGGAACCTTTGGAAGATGTAAAAGCTTCCATCCGGTATCTCCGGGCCCATGCGGACCAATGGCACATCGACAAAGACCGGATCGGCATCGTGGGGGGCAGCGCCGGGGGGTATCTCTCTGCCTTTGCCGGCACCACCAGCGGTACCAGGACCTTTGACAAGGGGGAGAATCTCCAGGAATCCAGCCAAGTGAACTGTGCAGTGGATCTCTACGGTCTGTCGGATCTGAGCCGGGTGGGCATGGATTACAGCCCGGAAAACCAGAAACGGCATCAGTCCGCCGGGGCCACAGAAGCCCTGTGGGTCAACGGCAGCCCGGTGTTCGGCGGGAAGGACGGAGGGGTCCTGGCAGATCCCAAAGCCACGGAGGCTGCCAACCCCATTGCCTATATCGGGAAAAACAGCGCCCCCATGCTGCTGATGCACGGAACGGCGGACAAGGTGGTGTCCCCGGGGCAGACGGACCTGTTGTACCGGGCCCTGAAGGCCAAAGGGGTGCCGGCGGAACGGTATGAGATCCCGGGAGCAGCCCATGGGGGCGTATACTGGGTGCAGGACAAGGTACTGCAGGTAATCGGGGATTTCTTCGACCGGTACCTGAAATAA
- the ygiD gene encoding 4,5-DOPA dioxygenase extradiol gives MEEQKTMPVIFSGHGSPMIALEHNEITEGMDRIGRAVESQFGRPRAILMVSAHWYTHGTFVQSAPEPRQVYDMYGFPKELYEVKYPAKGDGELTRKVQSLLGSAVAVNDDWGIDHGAWTVLVHMFPKADIPVVQLSVDGDISYTEEFELGRKLAALREDGYLILGSGNVVHNLREVEWENAGGSDATLRFNDYITEAVLQEDTEKVIGFASHPDASYAVPTPDHYLPLLVCLGAAGADRAQVFNKICNLGSMAMTGYAWGMKG, from the coding sequence ATGGAGGAACAGAAAACCATGCCGGTGATTTTTTCGGGCCACGGCAGCCCTATGATTGCTTTGGAACACAATGAAATTACGGAAGGGATGGACCGGATCGGCCGGGCGGTGGAAAGCCAGTTTGGCCGGCCCAGGGCCATCCTGATGGTATCTGCTCACTGGTATACCCACGGGACTTTTGTCCAGAGCGCCCCGGAACCCCGGCAGGTCTACGATATGTACGGGTTCCCCAAGGAATTGTATGAAGTCAAGTATCCCGCCAAAGGGGATGGAGAACTGACCCGAAAGGTACAGTCGCTGCTGGGCTCTGCCGTGGCCGTCAATGACGACTGGGGCATCGACCACGGGGCCTGGACGGTGCTGGTCCATATGTTCCCGAAGGCGGACATCCCGGTGGTCCAGCTGTCCGTGGACGGGGACATTTCCTATACGGAAGAATTCGAACTGGGCCGGAAGCTGGCTGCTCTCCGGGAAGATGGCTATCTGATCCTGGGCAGCGGCAACGTGGTCCACAATCTCCGGGAAGTGGAATGGGAGAATGCAGGGGGTTCTGATGCCACTCTCCGGTTCAATGACTATATTACAGAAGCGGTGCTCCAGGAGGATACGGAAAAAGTCATCGGGTTCGCATCCCATCCTGATGCGTCCTATGCCGTACCTACCCCGGATCATTACCTGCCGCTCCTGGTATGCCTGGGAGCCGCCGGCGCAGACCGGGCCCAGGTGTTCAACAAAATCTGCAACCTGGGATCCATGGCCATGACCGGCTATGCCTGGGGAATGAAGGGATAA
- a CDS encoding NAD-dependent succinate-semialdehyde dehydrogenase: MAYQTIYPYTNEVLRSYESLSDAGVEEALERAYGQYQAWQKDNDVENRKTVLRQVAALLRRDLDRYAETMTKDMGKLFVEARGEVELCAAIAEYYADQADGFLAREPVETPAGKAYILKQARGVIMAVEPWNFPFYQVMRVFAPNFIIGNPLLLKHASNCPGSALAFEALVREAGAPEGAFQNLFASYDQVSRIIEDSRVAGACLTGSERGGSSVAEHAGKALKPSSLELGGNDAFIVLDDADMDEVKSQLFAARLYNAGQVCVSSKRFIVTEKNYDRFLRDLTEVFASAQWGDPMDPATTLAPLSSATAKRDVLAAIEQAVQAGARVVYGNQPIESPGYFVMPTILTDVTKDNPLYNKEVFGPVGVVYKVRDEEDAIALANDSSYGLGNTVFSSDMEHAGRVAARIETGMSFINHGWTSLPELPFGGVKNSGYGHELSRSGFDTFVNQHLVFIPQTVWERHGK, translated from the coding sequence ATGGCTTATCAGACTATTTATCCCTATACCAATGAAGTGCTCCGCTCCTATGAGAGCCTGTCCGATGCCGGGGTGGAAGAAGCCCTGGAACGGGCCTATGGACAATACCAGGCCTGGCAGAAAGACAATGACGTGGAGAACCGGAAAACGGTCCTGCGCCAGGTGGCTGCCCTGCTCCGGCGGGATCTGGACCGGTATGCGGAAACCATGACCAAAGACATGGGGAAACTGTTTGTGGAAGCCCGGGGAGAAGTGGAACTCTGTGCTGCCATCGCTGAATATTATGCGGACCAGGCCGATGGATTCCTGGCCCGGGAACCGGTGGAAACCCCGGCCGGCAAAGCCTATATCCTGAAACAGGCACGGGGCGTGATCATGGCAGTGGAACCCTGGAATTTCCCCTTCTACCAGGTGATGCGGGTGTTCGCCCCCAATTTCATCATCGGGAATCCTCTGCTGCTGAAACATGCCTCCAACTGCCCCGGCTCTGCCCTGGCCTTTGAAGCCCTGGTACGGGAAGCGGGGGCTCCGGAAGGGGCTTTCCAGAACCTGTTTGCCAGCTATGATCAGGTTTCCCGGATCATCGAGGATTCCCGGGTGGCCGGAGCCTGCCTGACCGGGTCGGAACGGGGCGGTTCTTCCGTGGCGGAACATGCCGGAAAGGCCCTGAAGCCTTCTTCCCTGGAACTGGGGGGCAATGATGCCTTCATCGTCCTGGATGATGCGGATATGGACGAAGTGAAATCCCAGCTGTTTGCCGCCCGGCTGTACAATGCGGGCCAGGTCTGCGTCTCTTCCAAACGGTTCATCGTGACGGAAAAGAACTACGACCGGTTCCTCCGGGATCTGACGGAAGTCTTTGCCTCCGCCCAATGGGGGGATCCCATGGATCCGGCCACCACACTGGCACCCCTGTCCTCCGCCACGGCCAAGCGGGATGTGCTGGCGGCCATTGAACAGGCTGTCCAGGCCGGCGCCCGGGTGGTGTACGGGAACCAGCCCATCGAAAGTCCCGGTTACTTCGTGATGCCCACCATCCTGACCGATGTGACAAAGGACAATCCTTTGTATAACAAAGAAGTCTTCGGTCCGGTGGGTGTGGTGTACAAAGTCCGGGATGAAGAGGATGCCATTGCCCTGGCCAACGATTCCAGCTACGGGCTGGGGAACACGGTGTTCAGCAGCGATATGGAACATGCCGGCCGGGTGGCGGCCCGGATCGAAACCGGGATGAGCTTCATCAACCACGGCTGGACCTCCCTGCCGGAACTGCCTTTCGGGGGCGTGAAGAATTCCGGGTACGGGCACGAACTGTCCCGGAGCGGTTTCGACACCTTCGTGAACCAGCATCTGGTATTCATTCCCCAGACCGTATGGGAACGGCACGGGAAGTAA